From one Pecten maximus chromosome 8, xPecMax1.1, whole genome shotgun sequence genomic stretch:
- the LOC117333772 gene encoding uncharacterized protein LOC117333772, whose amino-acid sequence MLLEEEETALVEYIKYMGQRGFPLNRQHLRSYVMEIINRSHRESLFNLEKGPSDKWCRTFINSHKELAEKTPQVRDRGRTRMSNKTVMDNFFKKYEETLDNLGLRTKPGLIYNCDETGFVDKQGNTRKVIGEKGRPCIQQQVHTIDHVTAHMCASGEGTMLPTFLIYQKSLPHRPYREDVPRSWMFGVSESGYMDTDLFQIWFKNIFLKYCSKERPVLLLLDNHDSHISIPVIDMARAERVEILAFPAHTTHLLQPLDVNIIGPMKEKMKSLATSMAIINTNLCISKANLPALLAYAIDQTCSPALVKSAFRKSGLIPLNKDAIDKSHLLPEDFQKSNDTSRNVTNSNKEAGDDKTCNSKTNSCSTCGASTLPHPIQAVRKLPPVLQSIFVTPALPSKATKKRRVVTEARVITGDEMLDQLRKKEKEEREKREGIEKRKKEREQKRKERENEKAEKGKKKDKSACKTADLDVEEEEEDESIVCAVCERRDPGSETDDVMQTSWVMCESCDRWFHDLCVTVLDEDFVCDECL is encoded by the exons ATGTTGCTAGAGGAAGAAGAAACTGCCTTAGTGGAGTACATCAAATACATGGGCCAACGAGGATTCCCTCTTAATAGACAGCATTTAAGGAGTTATGTGATGGAGATAATAAACAG ATCACACAGAGAGTCGCTGTTCAACTTGGAGAAAGGTCCTTCTGACAAATGGTGCAGAACATTCATCAACAGTCATAAGGAATTAGCAGAAAAGACCCCACAAGTCAGAGATAGGGGCAGGACAAGAATGTCAAACAAAACCGTTATGGACAACTTTTTCAAGAAGTATG aGGAAACACTAGACAATTTAGGTCTAAGAACAAAGCCAGGATTGATTTATAACTGTGACGAGACTGGTTTTGTCGACAAACAGGGAAATACCAGGAAAGTGATAGGAGAAAAAGGTCGCCCTTGTATCCAACAACAG GTTCACACAATAGACCACGTAACAGCCCACATGTGCGCGAGTGGAGAGGGAACCATGCTACCGACATTTTTGATATACCAAAAATCTCTTCCCCACAGGCCGTATAGAGAAGATGTGCCCAGATCCTGGATGTTTGGTGTTTCTGAGTCAG GATACATGGACACAGATTTGTTCCAGATAtggttcaaaaatatttttttgaaatactGTTCCAAGGAAAGACCTGTTCTATTATTACTAGATAATCATGACAGTCACATATCAATACCAGTTATTGATATGGCTAGAGCAGAGCGT GTTGAAATCCTTGCCTTCCCAGCACACACCACGCATTTGCTCCAGCCCCTTGATGTGAATATCATTGGGCCTATGAAAGAAAAGATGAAGTCACTGGCCACCTCGATGGCAATCATAAATACAAACCTCTGTATCAGTAAGGCCAATTTGCCAGCCCTATTAGCCTATGCCATAGATCAAACTTGCTCCCCCGCACTTGTGAAATCTGCATTTAG AAAATCTGGCCTTATTCCTTTGAACAAGGATGCCATAGACAAATCCCATCTGTTGCCAGAGGATTTCCAAAAAAGCAATGATACCTCAAGGAATGTCACTAATTCTAACAAAGAAGCAGGAGATG ATAAGACATGTAACAGCAAAACAAATTCATGCTCAACATGCGGTGCGAGTACCCTTCCCCATCCAATACAGGCAGTGAGGAAACTTCCCCCAGTTTTGCAAAGTATATTTGTTACTCCAGCTCTGCCATCCAAAGCAACAAAAAAACGGCGTGTTGTTACAGAAGCTAGGGTTATCACTGGGGATGAAATGTTAGATCAGCTaagaaagaaggaaaaagaGGAGAGAGAAAAGCGAGAAGGAATtgaaaagagaaagaaagaaagggaACAAAAACGAAAAGAAAGAGAGAATGAAAAGGCAGAGAAGGGTAAAAAGAAAGATAAGAGTGCATGTAAAACTGCAGACTTAGATGTTGAGGAAGAAGAGGAAGATGAAAGCATTGTTTGTGCAGTGTGTGAAAGAAGGGACCCAGGCTCAGAGACAGATGATGTTATGCAGACATCATGGGTTATGTGCGAGTCCTGTGACAGGTGGTTTCATGATTTATGTGTTACTGTACTTGATGAGGATTTTGTGTGTGATGAGTGCCTGTGA